The bacterium genome includes the window TGCCTCATAAACTGATTCGTATTCCTTAAGCCACGCCTCTTCTTCCTTAAACTTGCTAAAGAAACTCTCTATATAAGCGTTCTCTTGAGGGCTGTTATAACCGGTGCGAGTAAATGTAAATCCAAAAGCTTTTACTACACCCTGAAAGCTCCTTGAACCAAACTGACACCCATTGTCACTGTTGAGAGTAAGCCCCAACCCATCAGGAATGCCTATTGGAAAATGAGTCTCTACTGCCATCTCTAAACCCTTTAGCGCTTCCTTAGCAGATGCAAATAAGCTAAAACAATAGCCT containing:
- a CDS encoding DDE-type integrase/transposase/recombinase; protein product: LTRPYQLWQADMTKVWVNGTGWMHLFAIIDCFTREIVGYCFSLFASAKEALKGLEMAVETHFPIGIPDGLGLTLNSDNGCQFGSRSFQGVVKAFGFTFTRTGYNSPQENAYIESFFSKFKEEEAWLKEYESVYEAEQSIREWIYKYNHERIHSSLEYLTPVEFKEKWFSEHSIVRVSSEALVRV